A DNA window from Altererythrobacter sp. B11 contains the following coding sequences:
- a CDS encoding GNAT family N-acetyltransferase translates to MTKSKARLEIRQARPGDVAAIAALVRRAYEDLPPYTRSELRGQINNYPEGCFIAVLDGRLVGYCASMRIAGEIALSPHSWDEITGNGYGSRHDPKGEWLYGYEMCVDPKTRGTRIGRRLYEERRALAERLDLKGIVFGGRMPNLSRVWRRVEGPQDYLDRVLAGKQADPVLRFQLANGFEPIGILTNYLPEDKRSRAFAVHMVWRNPYVDQEEGPKHRVPRGVESVRLATCQLQARAVNDFDEFIGQIEYFVDVAADYESDFILFPELFTLMLLSAEAEELSPIEAIEALSRYTPKIRKALSEMALKYNINIIGGSHPTRMSDGDIHNVAYVCLRDGSVHEQEKIHPTPNEAYWWNIKGGDSIDVIETDCGPIGVLICYDTEFPELARRLVDEGARIIFVPFCTDSRQGYMRVRYCAAARAVENQCFVVMSGNVGNLPNVANMDIQYAQSCILTPCDFPFARDGIAAEASENVETLTISDVNLADIAWARAEGTVKNLADRRFDLYRIEWDDGGKGGVLHGEPPRIKGQPGGG, encoded by the coding sequence ATGACCAAGAGCAAGGCGCGGCTGGAAATACGGCAGGCCCGGCCGGGCGATGTGGCGGCAATCGCCGCGCTCGTCCGGCGGGCTTATGAAGATCTGCCCCCTTACACGCGCAGCGAATTGCGCGGGCAGATCAACAATTATCCCGAAGGCTGCTTCATCGCCGTGCTGGATGGCCGGCTGGTGGGTTATTGCGCCTCCATGCGCATCGCGGGGGAGATCGCCCTCTCCCCCCACAGCTGGGATGAAATCACCGGCAACGGCTATGGTTCGCGCCACGATCCCAAGGGCGAATGGCTCTATGGCTATGAAATGTGCGTCGACCCCAAGACCCGGGGCACGCGCATCGGCCGCCGCCTGTACGAAGAACGGCGCGCGCTGGCCGAGCGGCTGGACCTGAAGGGCATCGTCTTCGGCGGCCGCATGCCCAACCTCAGCCGTGTGTGGCGCCGGGTGGAAGGGCCGCAGGATTATCTCGACCGCGTGCTCGCGGGCAAGCAGGCTGATCCGGTGCTGCGCTTCCAGCTCGCCAACGGGTTCGAGCCGATCGGAATCCTCACCAACTACCTGCCCGAAGACAAGCGTTCGCGCGCCTTCGCCGTGCATATGGTGTGGCGCAATCCCTATGTGGATCAGGAGGAAGGCCCCAAGCACCGCGTGCCGCGCGGGGTGGAAAGCGTGCGCCTGGCCACCTGCCAGTTGCAGGCACGCGCGGTGAACGACTTCGACGAGTTCATCGGCCAGATCGAATATTTCGTGGACGTCGCGGCCGATTACGAATCGGACTTCATTCTCTTCCCCGAACTGTTCACGCTGATGCTGCTGAGCGCCGAGGCGGAGGAGCTTTCCCCCATCGAGGCGATCGAGGCGCTGAGCCGCTACACGCCGAAGATCCGCAAGGCGCTGTCGGAGATGGCCCTGAAATACAACATCAACATCATCGGCGGATCGCACCCGACGCGCATGAGCGATGGCGACATCCACAATGTCGCCTATGTCTGCCTGCGCGACGGATCGGTGCACGAGCAGGAGAAGATCCACCCCACCCCCAACGAAGCCTATTGGTGGAACATCAAGGGCGGGGATTCGATCGACGTGATCGAGACCGATTGCGGCCCGATCGGGGTGCTGATCTGCTATGACACCGAGTTCCCCGAGCTTGCCCGCCGGCTGGTGGACGAAGGTGCGCGGATCATCTTCGTGCCCTTCTGCACCGACAGCCGCCAGGGCTATATGCGCGTGCGCTATTGCGCGGCCGCCCGCGCGGTGGAGAACCAGTGCTTCGTGGTGATGAGCGGCAATGTCGGCAATTTGCCCAATGTGGCGAATATGGACATCCAATACGCCCAGAGCTGCATCCTCACCCCCTGCGATTTCCCCTTCGCGCGGGACGGCATTGCCGCCGAAGCGAGCGAGAATGTGGAAACGCTGACGATCAGCGACGTCAACCTGGCCGATATCGCCTGGGCCCGCGCGGAAGGCACGGTGAAGAACCTCGCCGATCGCCGCTTCGATCTCTATCGCATCGAGTGGGACGATGGCGGCAAGGGCGGCGTGCTCCACGGCGAACCGCCGCGGATCAAGGGGCAGCCGGGCGGCGGCTAA
- the alaS gene encoding alanine--tRNA ligase — protein sequence MNSTNDIRRSFLEYFAANEHAVRPSAPLVPYNDPTLMFVNAGMVPFKNVFTGLEAAPAPRATSSQKCVRAGGKHNDLDNVGYTARHHTFFEMLGNFSFGDYFKEQAILHAWTLLVKEWGLAKDRLSVTVYHDDDEAFALWRKISGLPEERIIRIATSDNFWSMGDTGPCGPCSEVFYDHGDHIPGGPPGSPDEDGDRFIEIWNLVFMQFDQMADGIRTELPRPSIDTGMGLERIAAVMQGVHDNYDIDTFRALIGASEDLTGVKAEGAQQASHRVIADHLRSTSFLIADGVLPSNEGRGYVLRRIMRRAMRHAHLLGASRPLMHRLVPELVTEMGQAYPELSRAQALIQEVLEREETRFRQTLEKGLRLLDEATVGLGSGDELPGDTAFKLYDTYGFPYDLTVDALRPRGIEVDRPGFDAAMEQQKAAARAAWKGSGAAADGEVWFDIAEREDSTEFTGYAAHDGEGRVVALVVDGQEVQRANAGSEVAVLTNQTPFYGESGGQAGDSGTILGEDGLSIVVSGTSKPLGRLHAMQGRVESGSIAVGDTVRLKVDAERRDRIRANHSATHLLHAALRNHLGDHVTQKGSLVAEDRLRFDFSHPKPLTAEEIAAVEAEVNGEIRHNEEVSTRLMSPDEAIEAGAMALFGEKYGEEVRVLSMGRGDWGGKGRNYSVELCGGTHVRATGDIGLFRIISESAVSSGVRRIEALTGEAARQWLVGREEALKHVAATLKAAPDEVEARVAALVDERRKLERELAEARKQLALGGGGSAPAAADEEIAGVKFSGQVFDGMNPKELRGLLDEAKKRMGSGIAAIVAVNEGRAAFAVAVTEDLTSRFDAVGLVRAGVAALGGQGGGGRADMAQGGGPDGAKAADALAAVRAILAGAEVPAA from the coding sequence ATGAACTCAACCAACGATATTCGCCGCAGTTTCCTCGAATACTTCGCGGCCAACGAGCATGCCGTGCGTCCGTCCGCGCCGCTCGTCCCCTATAACGATCCCACGCTGATGTTCGTGAACGCGGGCATGGTGCCGTTCAAGAACGTCTTCACGGGGCTGGAAGCCGCGCCCGCACCGCGCGCCACCAGCAGCCAGAAATGCGTGCGCGCCGGCGGCAAGCACAATGATCTGGACAATGTGGGCTACACCGCGCGGCACCACACCTTCTTCGAAATGCTGGGGAATTTCTCCTTCGGCGATTACTTCAAGGAACAGGCGATCCTCCACGCCTGGACCCTGCTGGTGAAGGAATGGGGCCTGGCGAAGGACCGGCTCAGCGTCACCGTCTATCACGATGACGATGAAGCCTTCGCCCTGTGGCGCAAGATTTCCGGCCTGCCGGAAGAGCGGATCATCCGCATCGCCACCAGCGACAATTTCTGGTCCATGGGCGACACCGGCCCCTGCGGCCCGTGCAGCGAAGTGTTCTATGACCATGGGGATCACATCCCCGGCGGCCCGCCCGGATCGCCGGACGAGGATGGCGATCGCTTCATCGAGATCTGGAACCTGGTGTTCATGCAGTTCGACCAGATGGCCGACGGCATCCGCACCGAACTGCCGCGCCCCAGCATCGACACGGGCATGGGGCTGGAACGCATCGCCGCGGTGATGCAGGGCGTGCATGACAATTACGATATCGACACCTTCCGCGCGCTGATCGGGGCGTCGGAGGACCTCACCGGCGTGAAGGCCGAAGGCGCGCAGCAGGCCAGCCACCGGGTGATCGCCGATCACCTGCGCTCCACCAGCTTCCTTATCGCCGATGGCGTGCTGCCGTCCAACGAAGGGCGCGGCTATGTGCTGCGGCGGATCATGCGCCGCGCCATGCGCCATGCGCATCTGCTGGGCGCCAGCCGCCCCCTGATGCACCGCCTGGTGCCCGAACTCGTCACGGAGATGGGCCAGGCCTATCCCGAGCTGTCACGCGCGCAGGCGCTGATCCAGGAAGTGCTGGAGCGCGAGGAAACCCGCTTCCGCCAGACGCTGGAGAAAGGCCTGCGCCTGCTCGATGAGGCGACGGTGGGGCTGGGCTCGGGCGACGAATTGCCGGGCGACACGGCGTTCAAGCTCTATGACACCTATGGCTTCCCCTACGATCTCACCGTCGATGCCCTGCGTCCCCGCGGGATCGAGGTGGACCGGCCCGGCTTCGATGCCGCCATGGAACAGCAGAAGGCCGCCGCCCGCGCCGCGTGGAAGGGCTCCGGTGCGGCCGCCGATGGCGAAGTGTGGTTCGACATTGCCGAGCGCGAAGATTCCACCGAGTTCACCGGCTATGCGGCCCATGACGGCGAAGGCCGCGTGGTCGCGCTGGTGGTGGACGGGCAGGAAGTGCAGCGGGCGAATGCCGGCAGCGAAGTGGCCGTGCTCACCAACCAGACGCCGTTCTACGGCGAAAGCGGCGGCCAGGCGGGCGACAGCGGCACGATCCTGGGCGAAGACGGCCTGTCGATCGTGGTCAGCGGGACCAGCAAGCCGCTGGGCCGGCTGCATGCCATGCAGGGCCGCGTCGAAAGCGGCAGCATCGCCGTGGGCGATACGGTGCGGCTGAAGGTGGATGCCGAACGGCGCGATCGCATCCGTGCCAATCACTCCGCCACGCATCTGCTGCACGCCGCGCTGCGCAACCATCTGGGCGACCATGTGACGCAGAAGGGCTCGCTGGTTGCGGAAGACCGGCTGCGCTTCGACTTCTCCCACCCCAAGCCGCTGACGGCGGAGGAAATCGCCGCGGTCGAGGCCGAGGTGAATGGCGAGATCCGCCACAATGAGGAAGTCTCCACCCGGCTGATGAGCCCGGACGAAGCCATCGAGGCCGGCGCCATGGCGCTGTTCGGCGAGAAATATGGCGAGGAAGTCCGCGTGCTCTCCATGGGCCGGGGCGACTGGGGCGGCAAGGGCCGCAATTACTCGGTCGAATTGTGCGGCGGCACCCATGTGCGCGCCACGGGCGACATCGGCCTGTTCCGCATCATCTCCGAAAGCGCGGTATCCTCCGGCGTGCGGCGGATCGAGGCACTGACCGGCGAAGCTGCACGGCAGTGGCTGGTCGGCCGCGAGGAGGCGCTGAAGCATGTCGCCGCTACGCTCAAGGCCGCGCCGGACGAGGTGGAAGCCCGCGTCGCCGCGCTGGTGGACGAACGCCGCAAGCTGGAGCGGGAACTGGCCGAAGCGCGCAAGCAGCTCGCGCTGGGTGGGGGCGGCTCGGCCCCGGCCGCAGCGGACGAGGAAATCGCTGGCGTCAAATTCTCGGGCCAGGTGTTCGACGGGATGAATCCCAAGGAACTGCGCGGCCTGCTGGACGAAGCGAAGAAGCGCATGGGCTCCGGCATTGCCGCGATCGTGGCGGTGAACGAAGGGCGCGCAGCCTTTGCGGTCGCCGTGACGGAGGATCTCACCAGCCGCTTCGATGCAGTGGGCCTCGTGCGCGCCGGGGTTGCCGCGCTGGGCGGGCAGGGCGGCGGTGGCCGGGCGGACATGGCGCAGGGCGGCGGCCCGGATGGCGCCAAGGCCGCCGATGCGCTCGCCGCGGTCAGGGCCATCCTCGCCGGGGCGGAAGTACCCGCGGCTTAA
- a CDS encoding NADP-dependent isocitrate dehydrogenase — translation MAKIKVVNPVVEIDGDEMTRIIWQWIRERLILPYLDIDLKYYDLSVEKRDETDDQITVDAANAIKQYGVGVKCATITPDEARVEEFHLKQMWKSPNGTIRNILGGTIFREPIVISNVPRLVPGWTDPIVVGRHAFGDQYRATDFRVPGPGKLRLVFEGDDGEVIDREVYQFQASGVAMSMYNLDDSIRDFARASFNYGLNLGWPVYLSTKNTIIKAYDGRFKDLFQEVFETEGFKEKFAEAGITYEHRLIDDMVASALKWSGKFVWACKNYDGDVQSDVVAQGFGSLGLMTSVLMTPDGKTVEAEAAHGTVTRHYRQHQQGKSTSTNPIASIFAWTRGLMYRGKFDNTPDVVRFAETLEKVCISSVESGKMTKDLALLIGPSQSWMTTEQFFEAIVQGLEKEMESWA, via the coding sequence ATGGCGAAGATCAAGGTCGTAAACCCGGTCGTCGAGATCGACGGCGACGAGATGACGCGGATCATCTGGCAGTGGATCCGCGAACGGCTGATCCTCCCCTATCTCGATATCGACCTGAAATATTATGATCTTTCGGTCGAGAAGCGCGACGAGACGGACGACCAGATCACCGTAGATGCCGCCAATGCGATCAAGCAGTATGGCGTGGGCGTGAAATGCGCCACCATCACCCCGGACGAGGCGCGGGTGGAAGAATTCCACCTCAAGCAGATGTGGAAGAGCCCCAACGGCACGATCCGCAACATCCTGGGCGGCACGATCTTCCGCGAACCGATCGTGATCTCCAACGTCCCGCGGCTGGTGCCGGGCTGGACCGATCCGATCGTGGTCGGCCGCCATGCTTTCGGCGACCAGTATCGGGCCACCGACTTCCGTGTTCCTGGCCCCGGCAAGCTGCGGCTGGTGTTCGAAGGCGACGATGGCGAGGTGATCGACCGCGAGGTCTATCAGTTCCAGGCCAGCGGCGTTGCCATGTCGATGTACAATCTCGACGATTCGATCCGCGATTTCGCCCGGGCGAGCTTCAACTACGGCCTCAACCTCGGCTGGCCGGTGTATCTCTCCACCAAGAACACGATCATCAAGGCCTATGACGGGCGCTTCAAGGACCTGTTCCAGGAAGTGTTCGAGACCGAAGGCTTCAAGGAAAAGTTCGCCGAAGCGGGCATCACCTATGAGCACCGCCTGATCGACGACATGGTGGCCAGCGCCCTCAAGTGGAGCGGCAAGTTCGTCTGGGCCTGCAAGAACTACGACGGCGACGTGCAGTCCGACGTGGTGGCGCAGGGCTTCGGCTCGCTCGGCCTGATGACCTCGGTGCTGATGACGCCTGACGGCAAGACGGTGGAAGCGGAAGCCGCGCATGGCACGGTGACGCGCCATTATCGCCAGCACCAGCAGGGCAAGTCCACCAGCACCAACCCCATTGCCAGCATCTTCGCCTGGACCCGCGGCCTGATGTATCGCGGCAAGTTCGACAACACGCCCGATGTGGTGCGGTTCGCCGAAACGCTGGAGAAGGTCTGCATCAGCAGCGTCGAAAGCGGGAAGATGACGAAGGACCTCGCCCTGCTGATCGGCCCGAGCCAGAGCTGGATGACCACCGAGCAGTTCTTCGAAGCGATCGTGCAAGGCCTGGAAAAGGAGATGGAATCCTGGGCCTGA
- a CDS encoding BCCT family transporter, giving the protein MRRHDLPDPVLKEAASASRMRMKVNPPVFFVSAGLILAFALAGALFPVRAGEAFTAVQGFIVQDFGWLYIASVAGFLIFVIYLMLSRHGDVRLGPDDSEPEYSYVSWFAMLFSAGMGIGLVFFGVAEPIQHYASPPIGEGGTVEAARQAMVLTFFHWGLHAWAIYIVVGLALAYFSFRRGLPLTIRSALYPLIGRRIYGPIGHAIDIFAVLGTMFGVATSLGLGVLQVNAGFAYLFGVPIGTSAQLILIASITAMATLSVFLGLDKGVKRLSELNIILAVVLLGFVLFAGSTVFLLQAFVQNIGAYLGAVVQRTFRMYAYEPNPWLADWTLFYWGWWIAWSPFVGMFIARISRGRTIREFIGGVLLVPVLFTFLWMTVFGNTAISLDMSGAAPIARTVANNLPVALFETLQHLPLSAITSLVATLLVITFFVTSADSGALVIDMITSGAAENPPVWQRIFWAVCAGGIAAVLLVAGGLEALQTAAIASALPFAVVMMFICYGLFRALQMEREGTSTDLSLAQAETAAPELGWQQRLTSIMHHFDEEDIARFLAETAQPALEDVAAQMRESGYAPELTQHGDLLELTIPHGDRGSFRYTIRNRPFLLPSFVWAEPRKAQDAEPRHYRAMAHTSEGDQPHDVTGFTRDQLIHDLLNRYARFRHTRRIA; this is encoded by the coding sequence ATGAGGAGACATGATTTGCCCGATCCGGTGCTGAAGGAAGCCGCATCCGCCAGCCGAATGCGGATGAAGGTGAACCCTCCGGTGTTCTTCGTTTCGGCCGGGCTGATCCTCGCCTTCGCGCTTGCCGGGGCGCTGTTTCCGGTTCGCGCGGGGGAGGCTTTCACTGCGGTGCAGGGCTTCATCGTGCAGGATTTCGGCTGGCTCTACATCGCTTCCGTGGCGGGTTTCCTGATCTTCGTGATCTACCTGATGCTGAGCCGCCATGGCGACGTGCGGCTGGGGCCGGACGATAGCGAGCCCGAATACAGCTATGTCTCGTGGTTCGCGATGCTGTTCAGCGCCGGCATGGGCATCGGCCTCGTGTTCTTCGGCGTGGCGGAGCCGATCCAGCATTATGCCAGCCCGCCCATCGGGGAGGGCGGCACGGTGGAGGCCGCGCGCCAGGCCATGGTGCTCACCTTCTTCCATTGGGGCCTGCACGCATGGGCGATCTATATCGTGGTCGGGCTCGCGCTGGCCTATTTCTCCTTCCGCCGGGGCCTGCCGCTCACTATCCGCTCCGCGCTCTACCCGCTGATCGGCCGCCGTATCTACGGGCCGATCGGCCATGCGATCGATATCTTCGCCGTGCTCGGCACCATGTTCGGCGTGGCGACTTCGCTCGGGCTCGGCGTGCTGCAGGTGAATGCCGGCTTCGCCTATCTGTTCGGCGTGCCGATCGGCACTTCGGCGCAGCTGATCCTGATCGCCTCCATCACCGCCATGGCCACGCTGTCGGTCTTCCTCGGGCTGGACAAGGGGGTGAAGCGGCTGTCGGAACTGAACATCATCCTGGCCGTGGTGCTGCTGGGCTTCGTGCTGTTCGCCGGTTCCACCGTGTTCTTGCTGCAGGCCTTCGTGCAGAACATCGGCGCCTATCTGGGGGCAGTCGTGCAGCGCACCTTCCGCATGTATGCCTATGAACCCAATCCGTGGCTGGCGGACTGGACGCTGTTCTACTGGGGCTGGTGGATCGCCTGGTCCCCCTTCGTGGGAATGTTCATCGCGCGGATTTCGCGCGGGCGGACGATCCGCGAATTCATCGGCGGCGTGCTGCTGGTGCCCGTGCTGTTCACCTTCCTGTGGATGACGGTGTTTGGCAACACGGCCATCTCGCTCGACATGTCGGGCGCGGCGCCGATCGCGCGCACGGTGGCGAACAATCTGCCCGTCGCCCTGTTCGAAACGCTGCAGCACCTGCCGCTCTCCGCGATCACCTCGCTGGTGGCGACGCTGCTGGTCATCACCTTCTTCGTGACCTCGGCGGATTCGGGCGCGCTGGTGATCGACATGATCACTTCGGGCGCGGCGGAGAATCCGCCGGTGTGGCAGCGCATCTTCTGGGCCGTCTGCGCCGGCGGCATCGCCGCGGTGCTGCTGGTGGCGGGCGGGCTGGAGGCGCTGCAGACAGCGGCCATCGCCAGCGCGCTGCCCTTCGCCGTGGTGATGATGTTCATCTGCTACGGCCTGTTCCGCGCCTTGCAGATGGAGCGGGAAGGGACATCCACCGATCTTTCGCTGGCGCAGGCCGAAACCGCCGCGCCGGAGCTGGGGTGGCAGCAGCGGCTCACCTCCATCATGCATCATTTCGACGAGGAGGATATCGCCCGCTTCCTCGCGGAGACCGCCCAGCCGGCGCTGGAGGATGTGGCGGCACAGATGCGCGAGAGCGGCTATGCTCCCGAACTCACGCAGCACGGGGACCTGCTGGAGCTGACCATCCCCCACGGCGATCGGGGCAGTTTCCGCTACACGATCCGCAACCGGCCGTTTCTGCTGCCCAGCTTCGTGTGGGCCGAACCGCGCAAGGCGCAGGATGCCGAGCCGCGCCATTACCGGGCGATGGCGCACACCTCGGAAGGCGACCAGCCGCATGATGTGACCGGCTTCACCCGCGATCAGCTGATCCACGATCTGCTCAACCGCTACGCCCGCTTCCGCCACACGCGCCGCATTGCCTGA
- a CDS encoding N-formylglutamate amidohydrolase — protein MASFDTAGISGQPERMVDISTGPADSLRQRGGRIPGSAGQPAWSLTRFDPPPIPVLIAAPHGGRTYPADLAGRMRHAAAASLRLEDRFTDLLAEAVARETGATLLVAHAPRAMIDLNRSPEDMDWEMVAGGAPDGSGSLAAGRRARSGLGLVPRRLPGMGELWSRLMTREDLEARIAHVHRSYHAALAAQLEALRDRWGAALLLDLHSMPPLGPKTGRDAAPDFVIGDRFGAACDSALAAVAFDHFAASRRPAAHNRPYAGGYVLDRHAAPARALHAMQVEVCRTAYLDSHMQDPGPGMVAVVEVLAGLVRRLAGELAAGARAQAAE, from the coding sequence GTGGCCAGCTTTGACACAGCCGGGATAAGCGGCCAGCCTGAACGGATGGTGGACATCTCAACCGGGCCGGCCGATTCGCTGCGGCAACGCGGCGGCCGGATACCGGGAAGCGCCGGCCAGCCGGCCTGGTCGCTGACTCGTTTCGACCCCCCGCCGATCCCCGTCCTGATCGCGGCGCCGCATGGCGGGCGGACCTATCCGGCTGATCTTGCGGGGCGAATGCGCCATGCCGCCGCCGCCAGCCTGCGGCTGGAAGATCGCTTCACCGATCTGCTGGCCGAAGCCGTGGCGCGCGAAACCGGCGCCACGCTGCTGGTGGCGCACGCCCCGCGCGCGATGATCGATCTCAACCGCTCGCCCGAGGATATGGACTGGGAGATGGTGGCGGGCGGCGCGCCCGATGGCAGCGGCAGCCTGGCCGCCGGGCGGCGCGCCCGCAGCGGCCTCGGCCTCGTTCCCCGGCGGCTGCCGGGCATGGGGGAGCTGTGGAGCCGGCTCATGACGCGGGAGGATCTGGAAGCGCGCATCGCCCATGTTCATCGCAGCTATCACGCCGCGCTGGCTGCACAGCTGGAGGCGCTGCGCGACCGATGGGGCGCGGCCCTGCTGCTCGATCTCCATTCCATGCCGCCGCTCGGCCCCAAGACCGGGCGCGATGCTGCGCCGGACTTTGTAATCGGCGATCGCTTCGGCGCGGCCTGCGATTCGGCGCTGGCCGCGGTGGCCTTCGATCATTTCGCTGCCTCGCGGCGGCCCGCGGCGCACAACCGGCCCTATGCCGGCGGCTATGTGCTGGATCGCCACGCCGCGCCCGCGCGGGCCCTGCATGCCATGCAGGTGGAGGTGTGCCGCACCGCCTATCTCGATTCGCACATGCAGGATCCGGGCCCGGGCATGGTGGCAGTGGTGGAGGTGCTGGCCGGCCTCGTCCGTCGGCTCGCCGGAGAGCTGGCTGCGGGAGCGCGGGCGCAGGCCGCTGAATAG
- the cpdR gene encoding cell cycle two-component system response regulator CpdR has product MIRILLAEDDEAMRTYLARALQNAGYSVEAVDRGTAALPLIETERFDLLLSDIVMPEMDGIELAQRCAEISPSTRVMFITGFAGVTLRGGNDAPRAKMLSKPFHLKDLVMEVERMFEDVATASL; this is encoded by the coding sequence ATGATCCGCATCCTGCTTGCCGAAGATGACGAAGCAATGCGGACCTATCTTGCGCGTGCCCTGCAGAATGCGGGCTATTCGGTTGAAGCCGTAGATCGCGGCACGGCCGCCCTGCCCCTGATCGAGACCGAGCGGTTCGACCTGCTGCTGTCGGACATCGTGATGCCCGAGATGGACGGCATCGAACTGGCGCAGCGCTGCGCCGAAATCAGCCCGAGTACGCGGGTGATGTTCATCACCGGCTTTGCCGGCGTCACCCTGCGCGGCGGCAATGACGCGCCGCGGGCCAAGATGCTGTCCAAGCCCTTCCACCTGAAGGATCTGGTGATGGAAGTGGAACGCATGTTCGAGGATGTGGCAACCGCCTCTCTCTGA
- a CDS encoding cation:proton antiporter domain-containing protein has product MHGEAISSTMSDALVILGAAGIVIPVFARFRITPVIGFILVGLLVGPYGLGRMVYNHEWLTWVTITDPERLAPFAEFGIVLLLFTIGLELSFNRLWTMRKLVFGLGALELLVISTLLGASLSMLGQYWTGALGLGLALALSSTALVLPIAGTHTPVGRAALSMLLFEDIAIVPIIFILGALAPYADAEGLDGLFDTLWLGAVVVIGMMVIGRFALPRLFAQAAQTKSPELFLAASLLVVIGASLATGVVGLSPIVGALVAGLLIAETEYHSEVEGIMEPFKGLALGIFLITVGMGIDLTMIWANLGTITAAVVGVLLLKAVVTGVLLRLMGARRSTATETGILMASPSETTLIVLAAATDALLIQPGTAQFWQIVTAIGLTITPLLAMLGRNLGRRVEPVPEIEEPESGEPPVIIVGCGRVGRLVAQMLTRHGKPYIAVDSDADMIETCKREGYRAVFGNAARMDALDKLGVDRAPAVILTMDEPVLAQRITRKLRAAYPHLPIIARARDSLHAAELYRAGASTAVPETLESSLQLSEAVLVDLGVPMGPVIASIHEKRDEYRERIREGGALEHKPKLRTSTAESAAVQAG; this is encoded by the coding sequence ATGCACGGCGAAGCAATTTCCTCCACCATGTCCGACGCTCTGGTGATCCTCGGTGCCGCAGGCATCGTGATCCCGGTTTTCGCGCGGTTCCGCATCACCCCGGTGATCGGCTTCATTCTCGTTGGCTTGCTGGTCGGCCCCTATGGCCTGGGGCGGATGGTCTATAATCACGAGTGGCTCACCTGGGTCACCATCACCGATCCCGAACGGCTGGCGCCTTTCGCCGAATTCGGGATCGTGCTGCTGCTGTTCACCATCGGGCTGGAACTTTCGTTCAACCGGCTGTGGACCATGCGCAAGCTTGTGTTTGGCCTGGGTGCGCTGGAACTGCTGGTCATATCCACGCTCCTCGGGGCCTCCCTCTCCATGCTCGGGCAATACTGGACCGGGGCGCTGGGCCTGGGCCTCGCCCTCGCCCTCTCCTCCACCGCGCTGGTGCTGCCGATTGCGGGCACGCACACGCCGGTGGGGCGCGCCGCGCTGTCGATGCTGCTGTTCGAAGATATCGCCATCGTGCCGATCATCTTCATACTGGGCGCGCTGGCACCCTATGCCGATGCAGAAGGGCTGGACGGGCTGTTCGACACGCTGTGGCTCGGTGCCGTGGTGGTGATCGGCATGATGGTGATTGGCCGCTTCGCCCTGCCCCGTCTGTTCGCGCAGGCGGCGCAGACCAAGAGCCCGGAACTGTTCCTGGCGGCATCGCTGCTGGTGGTGATCGGGGCCAGCCTTGCCACGGGCGTGGTCGGCCTTTCCCCCATCGTGGGTGCGCTGGTCGCCGGCCTGCTGATCGCGGAAACCGAATACCACAGCGAAGTCGAAGGGATCATGGAGCCCTTCAAGGGGCTGGCGCTGGGCATTTTCCTGATCACGGTCGGCATGGGGATCGACCTGACGATGATCTGGGCCAACCTCGGCACGATCACGGCCGCGGTGGTGGGCGTGCTGCTGCTGAAGGCCGTGGTCACGGGCGTGCTGCTGCGCCTGATGGGCGCGCGGCGCAGCACGGCAACGGAAACCGGCATCCTGATGGCGAGCCCATCGGAAACCACGCTGATCGTGCTGGCGGCGGCCACCGATGCGCTGCTGATCCAGCCCGGCACGGCACAGTTCTGGCAGATCGTCACCGCGATCGGCCTCACCATCACGCCGCTGTTGGCCATGCTGGGCCGCAATCTCGGCCGGCGGGTGGAGCCGGTGCCGGAGATCGAGGAGCCGGAGAGTGGCGAGCCGCCGGTGATCATCGTCGGCTGCGGGCGTGTGGGCCGGCTGGTGGCGCAGATGCTCACCCGCCACGGCAAGCCCTATATCGCAGTCGATTCCGATGCCGACATGATCGAGACCTGCAAGCGCGAGGGATATCGCGCCGTGTTCGGCAATGCCGCGCGGATGGATGCGCTGGACAAGCTGGGCGTGGACCGGGCCCCCGCGGTGATCCTGACCATGGACGAACCGGTGCTGGCTCAGCGCATCACGCGCAAGCTGCGCGCCGCCTATCCGCATCTGCCGATCATCGCACGCGCGCGCGATTCCCTCCATGCGGCCGAGCTTTATCGCGCGGGGGCGAGCACCGCCGTGCCGGAAACGCTGGAAAGCTCGCTGCAATTGTCGGAAGCGGTGCTGGTCGATCTCGGCGTGCCGATGGGGCCGGTGATCGCCTCCATCCACGAGAAGCGCGACGAATATCGCGAGCGTATTCGCGAAGGCGGCGCGCTGGAGCACAAGCCCAAGCTGCGCACCTCCACGGCGGAATCAGCAGCCGTCCAGGCGGGGTGA